A portion of the Magnolia sinica isolate HGM2019 chromosome 17, MsV1, whole genome shotgun sequence genome contains these proteins:
- the LOC131231567 gene encoding subtilisin-like protease SBT5.3 isoform X3, whose translation MVGREKFKKEEAAMMATKLFLFPLLICVSSFIQTPTFASNKKSYVVYFGAHSHGSQPSSIDYERVTNSHHEFLDSFVGSKEKAKNAIFYSYTKHVNGFAANLEAEEAKEISKHPDVISVFRNKMAKLHTTRSWEFLGLEKNGKIPETSLWQKARFGEDIIIGNIDSGVWPESESFNDDGMGTIPKRWKGSCDSNGGVRCNRKLIGARYFKKGYEAENGPINATLSTARDTDGHGTHTLSTAGGGFVPGANIFGYGYGTAKGGSPNARVAAYKVCWPGCFDADIIAAFDAAIHDGIDILSVSIGPNEIYTDYLQNGGEIGSFHAIIKGIPVICSAGNEGPGNGTVQNVAPWIMTVGASTMDREFPSYVHLGNNKHIKGQSLSATSLLADKSYPLIISIDAKSANSTAIDAQYCEKGTLDTKKVKGKIVACIGGRIDSLEIGEVIKKAGGAGVIIVNQPDTDLLANVHVLPAANIDWDDIVALLSYNASTASPTAYISRPTTQLGIKPTPTMAAFSSQGPNLITPEILKPDITAPGVNVLAAYTQYVAPSDLPFDPRRVLFNVMSGTSMSCPHIAGITGLLKAIHPKWSPSAIKSAIMTTARTKDNTGSPMRNSSLSKATPFSYGSGHVHPNRAVDPGLVYDLTVEDYLNFLCTKGYNKTQFAKFTKQPYACNQKSLNLLNFNYPSITIPHLSSLTTVSRTVKNVGNPSTYTARIHAPPGISVSIKPMSLKFEKIGEEKTFEVSLQAKQGGVADDYVFGKLIWSDGKHYVRSPIVVKVAKA comes from the exons ATGGTGGGGAGAGAGAAATTCAAGAAAGAAGAAGCAGCAATGATGGCTACAAAgctctttcttttccctcttctgaTATGTGTTTCTTCTTTCATCCAAACACCCACATTTGCTAGCAATAAGAAATCTTATGTCGTGTATTTTGGAGCCCACTCTCATGGCTCCCAACCTTCTTCCATCGACTACGAACGAGTCACGAACTCCCACCACGAGTTCTTGGACTCGTTTGTCGGGAGCAAAGAGAAGGCAAAAAATGCCATCTTCTACTCCTACACGAAGCATGTGAACGGTTTCGCCGCAAACTTAGAAGCGGAGGAAGCTAAGGAGATATCAAAGCATCCGGATGTTATATCGGTTTTCAGGAACAAGATGGCGAAGCTACACACGACTCGGTCCTGGGAGTTCCTAGGGCTGGAGAAGAACGGTAAGATTCCTGAAACATCGTTGTGGCAGAAAGCGAGGTTTGGCGAAGATATAATCATTGGGAATATCGATTCGGGGGTTTGGCCGGAATCGGAGAGCTTCAATGATGATGGAATGGGGACCATTCCAAAGAGGTGGAAGGGATCATGTGATAGTAATGGTGGAGTTCGTTGTAACAG GAAGTTGATCGGAGCCAGATACTTTAAGAAAGGCTACGAGGCAGAAAATGGCCCAATCAACGCCACACTCTCAACGGCACGTGACACCGATGGCCATGGGACCCACACCCTCTCAACGGCTGGTGGTGGCTTCGTCCCAGGAGCAAACATCTTCGGTTATGGCTACGGTACAGCGAAAGGCGGATCACCCAATGCACGTGTGGCCGCATACAAAGTCTGCTGGCCTGGCTGCTTTGACGCGGACATCATCGCAGCCTTTGATGCCGCTATCCACGACGGCATCGATATCTTATCAGTCTCTATCGGTCCGAATGAGATATACACCGATTATCTTCAAAATGGGGGCGAGATCGGATCGTTCCATGCAATAATAAAAGGAATCCCCGTCATCTGCTCTGCTGGCAACGAAGGCCCAGGTAATGGTACGGTTCAGAACGTGGCCCCTTGGATCATGACTGTAGGAGCCAGCACAATGGATAGGGAATTCCCATCATACGTCCACCTCGGCAATAACAAGCACATCAAGGGACAGAGCCTCTCAGCAACATCCCTTCTGGCAGACAAATCCTATCCGTTGATCATATCCATTGATGCTAAATCTGCCAATTCAACGGCTATTGATGCTCAATACTGTGAAAAAGGGACACTGGATACTAAGAAAGTGAAAGGAAAGATCGTTGCCTGCATTGGTGGACGCATCGATAGTTTGGAGATTGGCGAGGTAATCAAAAAGGCAGGTGGCGCTGGGGTGATAATCGTGAATCAGCCAGATACTGATTTACTGGCCAACGTTCATGTTCTTCCAGCTGCAAATATCGATTGGGATGATATAGTTGCCTTATTGTCTTACAATGCATCTACTGCTTCGCCAACGGCTTATATCAGCCGTCCCACCACGCAGCTTGGAATCAAGCCCACACCTACTATGGCTGCATTCTCATCACAGGGGCCTAATCTCATCACACCAGAGATCCTCAAG CCAGATATTACTGCACCTGGAGTCAATGTCCTCGCGGCCTATACCCAATACGTTGCACCCAGCGATCTACCTTTTGATCCACGACGAGTTCTCTTCAATGTAATGTCTGGGACATCCATGTCATGCCCTCATATTGCCGGCATCACAGGCCTTCTCAAGGCAATCCACCCCAAATGGAGCCCATCAGCGATCAAATCAGCAATCATGACTACTGCACGAACAAAAGACAACACAGGATCTCCCATGAGAAACTCTTCTTTATCTAAGGCCACACCTTTCAGCTATGGCTCAGGACATGTGCATCCTAACCGTGCAGTGGACCCTGGCTTAGTCTATGATCTAACCGTCGAGGACTACCTGAATTTCCTCTGCACCAAGGGATACAACAAGACTCAATTCGCAAAATTCACTAAACAACCCTACGCATGCAATCAAAAGTCCTTAAATCTTTTGAACTTTAATTACCCTTCAATAACTATTCCTCATCTCTCTAGCTTGACTACTGTAAGTAGGACAGTCAAGAATGTGGGAAACCCAAGTACGTACACGGCCCGCATCCATGCACCGCCAGGAATTTCTGTATCAATCAAGCCCATGAGCTTGAAATTTGAGAAGATTGGTGAAGAAAAAACATTTGAGGTTAGCCTACAGGCTAAGCAAGGTGGTGTGGCTGATGATTATGTGTTTGGGAAGCTGATATGGTCAGATGGTAAGCACTACGTGAGAAGTCCTATTGTTGTGAAGGTGGCAAAAGCTTGA